A stretch of DNA from Euzebyales bacterium:
CGGTACCCGTTTGACTGGGCAGATGATCCTCACAGCTCCTCCGGCTGTCGTGGTTACCCGACGGTAACATGTCGCGTCGCGTGCCGCCCACGCCCGGATGCGACGATGGTGTCGTCACGCCCATGGCAGCTCACCACGGTGGTCCCAGTAGGCGCCGGCCTGTTCGCTCAGGCCCTCCATCGCATCGCGTTCGCCTTCACTCAGCGAGACGTCGAACGCGCACAGGTTGGCCCGCAGGTGCTCGACGGTCGCAGCGCCCGACAGCACGACGTCGACCCATGGCTGGGCCAGGATCGCGGCCAGCGCGACCGCGTCGACGGTCACGCCATGCCGTGCGGCGATCGGGTCGAGCACCCCGCGGACCGCCTCCTCGTGGCCGCGTGGCGTCAGACGCCCGTTGGCGACCGCCTCCTTGACGATCACGCCGACGCCCTCCTCGTGGGCGGTCCGCAGCATCGCGCCCGCCGACGGCTCCAACACGTTCCAGGTCGCCTGGACGGTCGAGAACAGGCGGACGCCGGCGCGTTCGACCGCCAGGACCCGTGCGAGCGCATCGGCCTGGCGTGGACCCGACAGGCTCGCACCGACCGCGGTCCCAGCGTCGCGGAGCCGAGCCAGCGCGTCGAGCAGGTCGGGGTCGTCGAGCGCCCCGCTGTCGGGTGTCACCGAGTGCACCTGGTACAGGTCGACGGCCGGTCCGAGCAGCGCGTGGGTCTCAGCCAGCTGACGTTCGAACATGGCCGGGGAGTGGTCCTTGACCTCATGGGTGTCGGCATCCAGCCGCCACCCACCCGTGTACGCATACCCCCACTTCGACCCGATCACGGGCCGTTCGTCGCTGTCGCGGCCGTCCAGCCACGACGCCAGGAACTCCTCGGCCCGGCCGTAGGACCGCGCCACGTCGACGTAGGTGATGCCCGCATCCCACGCGGCGTCGAGCACCTCGGCGGTCCCGCGACGCATCGCGTCGACGTCGTGGTCGCCGTCGAGGTCGTCGGCGTGCCCGAGGTTGATGTAGGCCGGGCGCCCGAGCGCGGCGAGGCCGATGCCCATCCGCGAGACGGTCCGGCCCGTCCCACCGAGTTCCCGGTGCTCCATGGTCGGGCAGCCTAGCTCGTCGCCGCGTGCGCGGGACGCCCATGCGCGGTTGCATGTCACCCGGCCACGGTGCGAGGCTGCGCGCATGGGGACACGGCTGTACTCCGTGGTCATCGACTCCACCGACCACGCCGCGCAGGCCCGGTGGTGGGCCGAGGCCCTGGGCTGGTCGGTCGTGCACACCGACGACCGGGAGGCGGCGGTCGAGCCGGCCGGCGGCCTCGAGGCCGACGTCGGGCTGGTCTTCGTGCCCGTGCCGGAGCCGAAGGTGGGGAAGAACCGCGTTCACCTCGACCTGGCCAGCGCCACGACCGCGGACCAGGACGCCATCGTCGAGCGCCTCATCACCCGCGGCGCGCGGCACGCCGACATCGGGCAGAGCGACGTCAGCTGGGTCGTGCTCGCCGACCCCGAGGGC
This window harbors:
- a CDS encoding aldo/keto reductase, giving the protein MEHRELGGTGRTVSRMGIGLAALGRPAYINLGHADDLDGDHDVDAMRRGTAEVLDAAWDAGITYVDVARSYGRAEEFLASWLDGRDSDERPVIGSKWGYAYTGGWRLDADTHEVKDHSPAMFERQLAETHALLGPAVDLYQVHSVTPDSGALDDPDLLDALARLRDAGTAVGASLSGPRQADALARVLAVERAGVRLFSTVQATWNVLEPSAGAMLRTAHEEGVGVIVKEAVANGRLTPRGHEEAVRGVLDPIAARHGVTVDAVALAAILAQPWVDVVLSGAATVEHLRANLCAFDVSLSEGERDAMEGLSEQAGAYWDHRGELPWA